ACGATTTCTGAAGACGGTTCAGTAAAAGTACCATTAGATAAATTATCCGATATTGGCGTTAAACCTGGTGATGTAGTTGAGATTTTCTCAGATCATGACCAGGTTTATTTGCGTAAAACAGATACATTTTGTGAGTTGTGCAAAAAGAATGCTCATTTGCATAAGTTAGGCACATTAAATGTGTGTTCTGATTGTTTAACTAACCTACAGCAACAAGCAACGCAAGTGTCACAACAATAAAAGAGGTGAGTCGATTTGGCAGAAATACTTAAAATAAGAGAAATAACAATTGATACTATGCAACACAAGGATTTCGACGTAAAAGAAGAGGAACTAAAGCTCATCCGGTTTTATCAGAATGATTTAAACTCTGCCAAACTATTAATCAATGTTACTCACGACAAAGTGGTGACAGATTTTTCATCAGCAACTAGTGTACAAATTGCATTTTTAAAGCCTGATTGTAAGCGAGTATTCCAAGATGTGCAGAATGTGAATCAAATGCAGGGTAAGTACTACGTTGTTTTAAGTACACAAACTCTGATTGCCTATGGTAATGTCATTGCACAATTGAGATTTACTTTCCCAAATAACAAAGTAATTGAAACTTGTAAATTCGCATTTACAGTAGATGAATCAATAATGTCTGACGATGCGATGAAATCTACAAATGAATTTCCGGTAATCCAAAAAGCGATTGAAGCAGGTAAGAAGCTTGAAGGTGTAGATATTGATGGCATTATTGCGGCGGGCGCAAAGGCTGAGGGAGCATTACCAAAAACAGGTGGTACTATGACAGGTGACCTTCGCATAGAA
This Bacillus paramycoides DNA region includes the following protein-coding sequences:
- a CDS encoding BppU family phage baseplate upper protein, translating into MAEILKIREITIDTMQHKDFDVKEEELKLIRFYQNDLNSAKLLINVTHDKVVTDFSSATSVQIAFLKPDCKRVFQDVQNVNQMQGKYYVVLSTQTLIAYGNVIAQLRFTFPNNKVIETCKFAFTVDESIMSDDAMKSTNEFPVIQKAIEAGKKLEGVDIDGIIAAGAKAEGALPKTGGTMTGDLRIEQGKVHRFLNVGNTATVASLGVNGTGRLYGWSDVARAGIFEYDPSTKIFNMQADSNLLKKTEIYSNFAQPSG